Proteins co-encoded in one Yamadazyma tenuis chromosome 1, complete sequence genomic window:
- the JIP5 gene encoding WD repeat-containing protein jip5 (COG:S; EggNog:ENOG503NZ85) — protein MGKKKSNAANAARVLESKVSPILEINYPDPLFSVAAHPTRPIIAQGLATGHVFCTSYDAEQLEEYQTANRATHTKQQTEAFKTGKTSAIISSVSQSKQKWWTVVDDATDINNSMVKTLWKTKRHKGSCRSILFDPLPNSIGENIYTAGTDHIIKKANTETGKVSGKVEVSQHFLEEDDKMTKMCHSATNPFILAGTENGHVLVYDSSNLSKNKLMFKVDKAHDDCINHILPMPAVSAYHYLTLGSTTLSHIDIRKGIVTQSDDQEDELLAMCYASDHVNDNKNDTVLVSHGEGIITIWKNSKNHWRDQLSRIKVNKGVSLDTIVPSMNCDTDEMTNSVWCGDADGLLHRINYKMGKVQETRVHSSSFGKYGAVDEVGNLDIDYSYRLISAGMDTLKIWSDESQKSDEVNGSDSGSDSDSDSDSDDDSGSDSASFSDDTGDSDGEDLEAKSAGDPDDKNLDAKGSENSNEKDSDAESAEESNNEDSDNGESDNEDSDKIDPSDSDSEKDQSGLPKLQRKRRFDNLKPKKRLINFESHAKDLEETSSVKKPKTKQLTTKQLRNMQQHEHGIRRFDGL, from the coding sequence ATGGGGAAGAAAAAGTCGAATGCTGCCAATGCCGCTCGAGTTTTGGAATCAAAGGTTTCTCCTATCCTTGAGATCAACTACCCTGATCCACTTTTTTCGGTAGCAGCACATCCAACCAGACCGATTATTGCACAAGGTCTTGCTACAGGCCATGTATTTTGCACTTCGTATGATGCAGAACAGCTTGAAGAGTATCAAACTGCCAACAGGGCCACACATACAAAACAGCAAACTGAGGCCTTTAAGACTGGGAAGACGTCAGCAATCATCAGTTCCGTATCACAACTGAAACAAAAATGGTGGACTGTGGTGGACGATGCCACagacatcaacaactcgatGGTGAAAACATTATGGAAGACAAAGAGACATAAAGGGTCGTGTCGGTCGATTTTGTTTGATCCTCTTCCAAACTCTATTGGTGAAAATATCTATACTGCTGGTACAGATCATATAATCAAAAAGGCAAACACAGAAACGGGAAAAGTTTCAGGTAAAGTGGAAGTTTCCCAACActttttggaagaagacgataAGATGACCAAAATGTGTCACTCTGCTACCAATCCTTTCATCTTGGCTGGTACTGAGAATGGACATGTTTTAGTTTACGACAGTTCCAACTTATCGAAGAATAAACTCATGTTCAAGGTCGATAAGGCACATGATGATTGTATCAACCACATACTTCCTATGCCTGCTGTATCTGCTTACCACTACTTGACTTTAGGATCTACGACCCTTTCCCATATCGACATTCGAAAAGGGATCGTCACTCAGTcagatgatcaagaagacGAATTACTTGCTATGTGCTATGCTTCCGATCATGTTAACGATAATAAAAACGATACAGTATTGGTATCCCATGGAGAAGGAATTATCACCATTTGgaagaactccaagaaccACTGGCGTGATCAGCTTTCTCGAATCAAAGTCAACAAGGGAGTGAGCCTAGATACTATTGTTCCTAGTATGAATTGTGATACAGATGAGATGACCAACTCAGTTTGGTGTGGAGATGCTGACGGGCTTTTGCACAGAATCAACTACAAGATGGGGAAAGTACAAGAAACAAGAGTACATTCCAGTTCATTTGGGAAATACGGCGCTGTAGATGAGGTTGGAAACTTGGATATCGACTATAGCTACAGATTAATAAGTGCAGGAATGGacactttgaagatttggtcCGACGAAAGTCAGAAATCAGACGAAGTTAATGGAAGTGATAGCGGAagtgacagtgacagtGATAGTGATAGTGACGATGATAGCGGAAGTGACTCGGCCAGTTTTAGTGATGACACTGGAGATTCagatggtgaagatttggagGCTAAAAGTGCTGGCGACCCAGATGATAAAAATTTGGATGCAAAAGGTTCTGAAAACTCAAATGAAAAAGATTCAGATGCTGAAAGTGCTGAAGAATCAAATAATGAAGATTCAGATAATGGAGAATCAGATAATGAAGATTCAGATAAAATAGATCCATCAGATCTGGACTCTGAAAAGGACCAATCGGGACTCCCAAAGCTCCAGCGTAAGAGAAGATTCGATAACTTGAAGCCAAAAAAGAGACTAATCAACTTCGAATCTCATGCtaaggacttggaagaaactCTGTCAGTTAAAAAACCCAAGACCAAGCAATTGACCACCAAACAGTTGCGAAATATGCAACAACATGAACACGGAATACGAAGGTTTGACGGGTTATAG
- a CDS encoding uncharacterized protein (COG:I; EggNog:ENOG503NUG8) yields the protein MGSPLNASLLRLKLLDALRSGDTAKVDSVNETLLSTKSTTQTKDIIQIKHTILHYSVQVAPLSTIQYLVNNAQQFTVDINSQDQDGNTPLHLAAMTSRGEVVKYLLSLPNINDTTTNLDKKQPVELCKDLTIVQLMQYERAKFVEKSASQLREYFTKRDFKNLERLLVGNPRAAELLDINGADPETGNTVLHEFIAKGDLQMCDWILTHGGDPFKRDKRGKLPIDLIHNKSDPIRKLLKAASRDQTIMDPAMNPTSSKTVSAPTYKGYLKKWTNFASGYKLRYFVLDERGILSYYTNQDDTNNACRGSLNLGFASLHLDSSEKLKFEIIGKNGIRWHLRANHPIETNRWVWNLQNAITYAKDNLKKRGGRQVSSSNGSAPLSPSPEGDDSKTPSSPTTNRISTEIEPTEGKRHLLSLRRKHKRTGSHVSLNSLDSKDEDSNSLSRSSTYKKSMDSPNLGKIYEKSTLKAPGGQFDQLSYVETDNENFDFDGDEEDDEDDDDDYYSEDGSMIKTPGNKNLSDEISTVKGSLEVEIRSLLDLFSNVLKSPESLDLEICKVGSNTLGVIQDLFSKYNGLISNKDAKNAKRFDRQLEVNKLWENSIRQLEKEIASREEKLAEFEGKKKQLKKYLTSKSSAGPSTPGSPPVTSALGAGTLASEGSSESRISMINASLNTGVSEQVIENLLNDSDDEFFDADELSESFDEELTEGQKQPESVRAETAVVSESQDAVSIESDTKTLSVDPKTFEENEVPKEQLNGVQQKHKQMVETEGSFLGYENPPRTKLKLDEDDRPKVGLWGILKSMIGKDMTRMTLPVSFNECTSLLQRLIEDVEYSDLLDHAATFEDSSLRTIYVAAFGASEYASTINRIAKPFNPLLGETFEYARPDKNYRVMTEQVSHHPPISACKAESIKWDYYGENAVDSKFRGRSFDFKHLGKMFCVIRPDAGVIDVNGNKVAEELYSWKKVNTSVVGIIVGNPTVDNFGEMEVTNHTTGDKIIVDLKQRGWRASSAYQLSGTVVDKDGNPKWAIGGHWNSKIFGKRLSQTNPNEEQRRASLVSKSDSTNNNFSKDPFSGGAFLIWQAAPRPKIPFNLTAFAVTLNGLDENLKKFVAPTDTRLRPDQRAMEDGQYDKASSEKHRVEEKQRAARKERELKRENYKPLWFVKRKHPVTGDAFWEFKGNYWQSRKEHKMENCPDIF from the coding sequence ATGGGATCTCCGTTAAATGCGTCGTTGCTTCGACTCAAACTTTTGGATGCCTTAAGAAGTGGAGACACCGCCAAAGTTGATTCCGTCAATGAAACCTTACTATCCACAAAACTGACCACTCAAACCAAAGATATTATCCAGATAAAGCACACCATTTTGCACTACTCGGTACAAGTGGCCCCATTATCTACAATCCAgtacttggtcaacaatGCCCAACAATTCACTGTGGATATCAACTCCCAAGATCAAGATGGAAATACCCCTTTACACTTGGCAGCTATGACCTCCAGAGGAGAAGTGGTGAAATACTTGTTGTCATTGCCCAACATCAAcgacaccaccaccaacttggacaaAAAACAGCCGGTGGAATTGTGTAAAGACTTGACAATTGTCCAGTTGATGCAATATGAACGAGCaaagtttgttgaaaaactgGCCAGCCAATTGAGAGAGTACTTCACCAAGAgagacttcaagaacttggagagGTTGTTGGTCGGCAACCCCAGAGCTGCTGAATTGTTGGATATAAACGGTGCCGATCCCGAAACTGGGAATACGGTGTTGCACGAGTTCATCGCCAAGGGTGATTTGCAAATGTGTGACTGGATTTTGACCCACGGTGGTGATCCGTTCAAGAGAGACAAGCGAGGTAAGTTACCTATTGACTTGATCCACAATAAGAGCGATCCAATTAGAAAGTTGCTCAAAGCAGCTTCTAGAGACCAGACCATCATGGACCCAGCCATGAACCCCACCAGTTCCAAAACTGTCAGTGCTCCCACCTATAAGGGctacttgaagaaatggacAAACTTTGCCTCGGGTTACAAGTTGAGATACTTTGTGTTGGATGAAAGGGGCATCTTGTCGTATTATACCAATCAAGACGATACCAACAATGCTTGTAGGGGTTCTCTCAATTTGGGATTTGCTTCTTTGCACTTGGATTCGTCggaaaagttgaagttcgAAATCATTGGCAAGAATGGAATCAGATGGCACTTAAGAGCAAACCACCCAATTGAGACCAACAGATGGGTTTGGAACTTGCAGAATGCTATAACGTATGCTAAAGATAATCTCAAAAAGAGAGGAGGCAGACAAGTGAGCAGCCTGAATGGTTCTGCTCCTTTGAGCCCAAGTCCTGAAGGAGATGATTCTAAGACACCTTCGAGTCCTACCACTAACAGAATTAGCACTGAAATTGAGCCAACTGAAGGTAAGCGTCATTTGCTTAGTTTGAGACGGAAACACAAGAGAACCGGTAGCCATGTTTCTTTGAATTCATTGGACAGCAAAGACGAGGATTCCAACTCACTTTCCAGGTCAAGTACTTACAAGAAGAGCATGGATAGTCCAAACCTTGGTAAGATCTACGAAAAGTCTACATTGAAGGCTCCAGGAGGGCAATTCGATCAATTAAGTTATGTTGAGACTGACAACGAaaactttgactttgacggagatgaagaagatgatgaagacgatgacgatgactACTACAGCGAGGACGGTTCAATGATCAAAACTCCCGGTAACAAGAATTTGAGTGACGAAATTTCTACCGTAAAAGGGTCATTGGAGGTTGAGATTAGGAGTCTTTTGGATTTATTCTCAAACGTATTGAAATCTCCAGAAAGTTTAGACTTGGAGATTTGTAAAGTGGGTTCTAATACCTTGGGTGTTATCCAAGACttgttctccaagtacaatggcttgatttcaaacaaaGATGCCAAGAACGCAAAAAGGTTTGATAGACAACTAGAAGTCAACAAGTTATGGGAAAACTCTATTCGACAATTAGAAAAGGAAATTGCCAGCagagaagagaaattggCTGAGTTTGAAGGTAAGaagaaacaattgaagaagtatcTAACCTCCAAATCGTCTGCTGGTCCTTCAACCCCGGGAAGTCCTCCTGTAACTTCGGCTTTGGGAGCAGGTACGCTTGCTTCCGAAGGTAGCTCCGAGTCTAGAATTAGTATGATCAATGCCAGTTTGAATACTGGTGTTTCtgaacaagttattgaaaacCTTCTTAACGACTCAGATGACGAATTCTTCGATGCAGATGAGTTATCCGAATCTTTTGACGAAGAGTTAACTGAAGGTCAAAAGCAGCCAGAAAGCGTAAGAGCTGAAACTGCTGTTGTCTCTGAATCTCAAGATGCAGTTTCAATTGAGTCTGACACCAAAACATTATCCGTTGATCCTAAGacctttgaagaaaatgaagtACCCAAGGAACAACTCAATGGAGTGCAGCAAAAGCACAAACAGATGGTGGAAACTGAAGGTTCATTCTTGGGATACGAaaatccaccaagaactAAATTGAAATTGGACGAAGATGATAGACCCAAGGTTGGTCTCTGGGGTATCTTAAAGTCCATGATTGGTAAAGATATGACAAGAATGACTTTACCTGTATCTTTCAACGAGTGCACCTCATTATTGCAAAGATTGATTGAGGATGTTGAGTATTCAGATTTGTTGGACCATGCTGCAACTTTTGAAGACTCTTCCTTACGTACCATTTATGTTGCTGCGTTTGGTGCCTCAGAATATGCGTCTACCATCAACAGAATTGCCAAACCTTTCAATCCATTGCTTGGTGAAACTTTTGAATATGCCCGTCCTGACAAGAACTACAGAGTTATGACTGAGCAGGTCAGTCACCATCCTCCAATCAGTGCATGTAAAGCTGAATCTATCAAGTGGGATTACTACGGTGAAAATGCTGTTGATTCCAAGTTTAGAGGAAGATCTTTTGACTTCAAGCATTTGGGTAAGATGTTCTGTGTCATAAGGCCAGATGCAGGTGTAATTGATGTCAATGGCAACAAAGTAGCGGAAGAGTTATACAGTTGGAAAAAGGTCAACACTTCTGTTGTGGGTATTATTGTTGGTAATCCAACTGTCGATAACTTTGGTGAGATGGAGGTTACCAACCATACTACTGGAGACAAGATCATTGTTGACTTGAAACAAAGAGGTTGGAGGGCATCATCAGCTTACCAGTTGAGTGGAACTGTCGTTGACAAGGATGGAAACCCTAAATGGGCTATTGGTGGACACTGGAATTCTAAGATTTTTGGTAAAAGGTTACTGCAAACGAATCCTAATGAGGAACAAAGACGTGCTTCTTTGGTTAGCAAGTCTGATTCTACCAATAATAATTTCAGCAAAGACCCATTTCTGGGTGGTGCATTCCTCATTTGGCAAGCTGCTCCAAGGCCTAAAATCCCATTCAATTTGACAGCCTTTGCGGTTACTTTGAACGGTCTTGAtgagaacttgaagaagttcgTTGCACCAACCGATACCAGATTAAGACCAGATCAAAGAGCCATGGAAGATGGCCAATATGACAAGGCATCTCTGGAAAAGCATCGGGTTGAAGAGAAGCAGAGAGCTGCAAGAAAGGAAAGAGAGCTCAAGAGAGAGAACTACAAGCCACTCTGGTTCGTAAAGCGAAAGCACCCAGTCACTGGAGACGCCTTTTGGGAATTCAAAGGTAATTACTGGCAATCAAGAAAAGAGCATAAGATGGAAAATTGCCCAGACATTTTCTAG
- a CDS encoding uncharacterized protein (COG:A; EggNog:ENOG503P739), producing MDKKRSREDSDTHYSTKEKKVRLDPRISQTLYIQNLNDKISPETTRANLYLLCTSFGDVIDIIIKPKSKRMRGQAHVVFSNITEAQVALTRLQEQKFFGKSIKAAFAHKKSKLIKRIELHDQQEEV from the coding sequence ATGGACAAGAAACGAAGTCGTGAAGACTCTGACACTCACTATAGTaccaaggaaaagaaaGTACGTCTTGACCCCAGAATAAGTCAAACATTGTACATACAAAACCTTAATGACAAAATCAGCCCCGAAACGACCCGGGCAAATCTCTATTTGTTGTGCACCAGCTTTGGGGATGTAATTGACATAATTATCAAACCAAAGAGCAAGCGAATGAGGGGACAAGCTCACGTGGTATTCAGCAATATCACAGAAGCCCAAGTGGCTCTCACCCGACTTCAGGAACAAAAGTTCTTTGGAAAGTCCATAAAAGCAGCTTTTGCTCATaagaagtccaagttgatcaagcGTATCGAGCTACATGACCAACAAGAGGAAGTCTGA
- the HEM14 gene encoding oxygen-dependent protoporphyrinogen oxidase (EggNog:ENOG503NXXR; COG:Q; BUSCO:EOG092621GY), translating to MSIAQRILRKPPPNGSVGIIGAGVSGLSFAYFLTKLRPDLSVTILESGSKTGGWIQTTELQNTNSQITLEKGPRTLRGVSDGTLLILDMLVQNGYSNQIMVMKSSSVANRKYLLDSNYNIVPVPHSFGSFVKFSGSELSHGLSGSIVRDFWNRKGDSKDESVEQFFKRRFGSTLLTDRILSAILHGIYAGDISKLSVKSLFPSLQKYEQNDGSIIKPMLKSGMKYIFSREERARRTQTSLPESLKSYEQKVASSSNLTNLRVALKGHPIVAMKDTLAVYPRMITSVLQHNPKVKFMFNTKITEVCTDSGVVKIADGTSLQFDHIRSTINVNSLAKLVDSTSLADQLKSIEYVSVFMANIYSPNPNIKHKDISGFGFLVPKSARNKEYLLGTIFDSDIAGHVYPLSDEPSSNSVKSTNMTMMLGGHWYQSGIPSTELSLKAVKTTLEKVFDVDLNDFNIILRDEQRTDDKRVALTDKDIVISYNMHRNCIPQYNVGYENTKTKVHDLLNSESNRLSVGGMCFGRGVGVPDCVMNSLDDALLL from the coding sequence ATGTCTATCGCACAGAGAATACTACGCAaacctccaccaaatgGATCGGTTGGGATTATAGGAGCCGGAGTCTCTGGTCTCTCATTTGCGTACTTCTTGACCAAGCTTCGACCAGACTTGTCTGTGACTATTTTGGAGTCAGGCTCGAAGACTGGTGGCTGGATTCAAACCACAGAATTacaaaacacaaacagCCAAATAACACTTGAAAAAGGCCCAAGAACGCTACGTGGAGTCAGTGATGGAACCTTGTTGATCTTGGATATGCTTGTACAAAACGGCTATTCCAATCAGAtcatggtgatgaagtCTAGTTCGGTTGCGAATAGAAAGTATCTCTTGGACTCCAACTATAACATCGTCCCTGTTCCTCATTCATTTGGCTCGTTTGTGAAGTTCAGTGGATCTGAACTTTCTCATGGGCTTTCTGGGAGCATTGTGAGAGACTTTTGGAACAGAAAAGGAGACTCGAAAGATGAAAGTGTCGAACAGTTCTTTAAAAGAAGGTTTGGAAGTACTTTGCTAACTGATCGAATTCTTAGTGCTATTTTGCACGGCATCTATGCCGGGGATATTTCCAAGCTTAGCGTAAAGTCACTCTTTCCGAGCCTTCAGAAGTACGAACAAAACGATGGCTCCATCATAAAGCCCATGCTAAAGTCTGGAATGAAGTATATTTTCAGCCGGGAAGAGCGAGCTCGAAGAACACAGACAAGTTTACCTGAGTCGTTGAAATCGTACGAACAGAAGGTGgcatcatcttcaaacttgacCAATCTACGGGTTGCTCTCAAAGGACACCCAATTGTTGCTATGAAAGATACATTGGCAGTGTACCCCCGGATGATCACAAGCGTTTTGCAGCACAATCCCAAGGTCAAGTTCatgttcaacaccaaaatcaccgaGGTGTGTACGGACTCTGGAGTTGTGAAAATAGCAGACGGAACCTCTTTGCAATTTGACCATATAAGGTCAACCATTAATGTCAATAGTCTAGCTAAGCTTGTGGATTCTACCTCGCTTGCAGATCAGTTGAAGAGCATCGAATATGTGAGTGTGTTCATGGCCAACATATACTCTCCCAACCCCAACATAAAACACAAAGACATTAGTGGGTTTGGCTTTTTGGTCCCCAAATCGGCTAGAAACAAAGAGTATTTGTTGGGAACGATATTTGATTCTGACATCGCAGGTCATGTCTATCCATTGAGCGATGAGCCTTCTTCTAACAGTGTtaaatccacaaatatgACCATGATGTTAGGAGGTCACTGGTACCAACTGGGGATACCATCCACGGAACTCTCGTTGAAGGCAGTTAAAACAACGTTGGAAAAAGTGTTTGATGTGGACTTGAACGACTTCAATATCATTCTCCGTGATGAACAACGTACCGATGATAAAAGGGTAGCTCTCACAGACAAAGATATTGTCATTTCATATAATATGCACCGAAACTGCATACCCCAGTATAATGTCGGGTACGAGAACACCAAAACCAAGGTCCATGATCTCTTGAACCTGGAATCCAATCGGCTTTCCGTTGGTGGAATGTGCTTTGGAAGAGGAGTGGGCGTTCCCGATTGTGTGATGAACTCGTTGGATGATGCACTCCTATTATAG
- the ECM21 gene encoding Plasma membrane proteins endocytosis (EggNog:ENOG503P037; COG:S), which yields MSTLEKFLNKVNRRSSDPYSDPFNHPSSVRTGESTPIHIRNRARSLSMISNSSASNLSLSPNASNDVRTRAKSVSKKHTKELIKKETKQVVSKKLSTILTDLGLQKPIPVKINHTNSSSFSKTVSVYVANSNNCIYLAPASSVSFTYEDVENGGMPQNASGRDDIAGDVPENLSVSVHNDEITPERNSRNLPAELKDKIDMRHSSNYLCTKIDSDTPIPHTFGVVIELHKDAAINAVEFEFASLCNILWPTGDPYNKTYNKERFKIGKLSWMRNLNNADFYVNSSNSSDFKSKKIDPDDLARRTRYYKLKDIKGSTKRKQSQSLDSDSITDSSSASNNDSFSEDGPQMFRAGTYVFVLPILLPEHIPPTITSINGSLNHLLTVSIHKNSEKLNRKLNVQGSFGLPMVRTPPSLANSIADKPIYVNRVWNDALHYIITFPRKYVALGSEHSINVKIVPLVKDVIIKRIKFNVLERITYTSHDMSKEYDFDGEDPYYLRPSLADNKPRERVVSVCELKTKNKQHSGYTEPYKEEIIKCPDNNLLFSCYEPDSNTAIQDNDFENLRLDDPLSKHRSSSHSQSKQPKKRVDIAPEPENTMIACPLDINVGLPFLTTRNDKIIQALNNEEELKHLPNYSDPTSRKASIVSSENLSSAPFPPSSPIIGALSTNLTHSHNEVFAHAEDDIEFLTPDSTALMHEISHNNYKENIQHGFTTVGRALYPDSNFRHIQIYHRLQVCFRISKPDPKDNFRMHHYEVVVDTPLILLSSKCNDDSIQLPRYQEIDVIPEDTTHVTKSNISFRTPNFESDTSAYTRNENGEIKGNGFSIKPWNNANVDDTLPTFEEATSPVSSPITRSFSVSEDALSRVPSISIDNDFPSAEPPAYEPGSELTNLDEFSGPLNIDAVVNNRSTSEALAYSRSSRLRTSLVSSFAPPTISFTNSITGTSDNALSVSPTNTSSIPMVHSDSKLSITGSLNPQKLSNSNSLSSFESVGADPVESVSLDSIQDISSVASGVAADTSSTAVTSNSSSRNTEDKSSVMESLSAESNASSSGPLFVERIGAETSVDANEGVGISEETNKVVDRRIEKDSDPDPFPTTPSEPVGDYSTGIHIAEGPDGLVKKKSSPSQKMYQAVNDSEISLDQGYNRLPNDSETNLSIMSHSSTFDQRLPLLRNTSTESNLPLAKQNTVTTHNKLSTDNLSVITEGKQFQDIYHTY from the coding sequence ATGAGCACGCTAGAAAAGTTCCTCAACAAGGTCAACCGGCGATCCAGTGATCCGTACCTGGATCCGTTCAATCACCCGTCAAGTGTTAGAACCGGCGAATCCACCCCCATCCACATCCGCAACCGCGCCCGGTCGCTCTCTATGATCTCCAACAGCTCGGCGTCCAACTTGAGTCTCTCACCCAACGCGTCCAACGATGTCCGAACTAGGGCCAAGTCTGTCAGCAAGAAGCACACCAAGGAGTTAATTAAAAAGGAGACCAAACAGGTGGTACTGAAAAAACTCTCCACAATCTTGACGGACTTGGGCCTCCAGAAACCGATTCCCGtgaaaatcaaccacaCCAATAGCTCCAGTTTCTCTAAAACCGTGAGCGTTTATGTGGCCAACTCTAATAATTGCATCTATTTGGCACCTGCCAGCTCCGTCAGCTTCACGTACGAGGACGTGGAAAACGGAGGGATGCCACAGAACGCGTCTGGACGTGACGACATCGCTGGGGACGTTCCCGAGAACTTGTCGGTGCTGGTGCACAACGATGAAATAACCCCAGAACGCAACAGCCGCAACCTTCCTGCTGAGTTGAAAGATAAGATCGACATGCGCCACTCGTCGAACTACTTGTGTACCAAGATCGATAGCGATACGCCGATTCCACATACTTTTGGGGTGGTGATAGAACTACATAAAGATGCGGCCATCAACGCTGTGGAATTTGAATTTGCAAGTCTTTGTAATATTCTTTGGCCCACAGGAGACCCTTACAACAAAACATATAACAAGGAACGCTTCAAAATCGGCAAGTTGTCGTGGATGAGAAATTTGAATAATGCTGATTTCTACGTCAATAGTCTGAACTCGAGCGACTTCAAGTCGAAGAAAATCGACCCTGATGACTTGGCCCGCCGGACGCGTTATTACAAGCTCAAAGACATCAAGGGGTCGACAAAGAGAAAACAGTCTCAATCTTTGGACTCTGACTCAATCACAGACCTGTCGAGTGCTTCGAATAACGACTCTTTTCTGGAAGATGGACCACAAATGTTTAGGGCTGGTACCtatgtgtttgtgttgcCAATCTTGTTACCTGAGCATATACCCCCGACCATCACTTCTATCAACGGGTCTTTGAACCATTTATTGACGGTttccatccacaaaaactcGGAAAAGTTGAATCGGAAGTTAAACGTCCAAGGAAGTTTTGGTCTCCCAATGGTTAGGACTCCTCCTTCTCTTGCTAACTCAATTGCCGACAAACCCATCTATGTCAACCGAGTTTGGAACGATGCTTTGCACTATATCATCACCTTTCCAAGAAAGTATGTTGCTTTGGGTTCCGAGCATTCCATTAACGTTAAAATAGTCCCCTTGGTCAAGGACGTCATTATCAAGCGGATAAAGTTCAACGTGTTGGAAAGAATCACGTACACATCCCATGACATGTCCAAAGAATATGATTTCGATGGGGAAGACCCTTACTATTTGAGACCTCTGTTGGCTGACAATAAACCTAGAGAAAGAGTGGTGTCTGTGTGCGAATTGAAGACCAAAAACAAACAACACTCGGGCTATACTGAGCCTTATAAGGAAGAGATCATTAAATGTCCCGATAATAACTTGTTGTTCAGCTGCTACGAGCCTGATTCAAATACAGCTATTCAAGACAACGATTTTGAGAACTTGCGGTTGGATGATCCGTTGAGCAAGCATCGTTCAAGTTCCCATTCGCAAAGCAAACAACCTAAGAAAAGGGTCGATATTGCCCCCGAGCCCGAGAACACCATGATTGCGTGTCCTTTGGATATCAATGTTGGTTTACCATTTTTGACCACTCGTAACGATAAAATCATTCAAGCTTTGaacaatgaagaagagttgaaacaTCTTCCGAACTACTCAGATCCCACTTCAAGAAAGGCTTCTATTGTGTCCAGTGAGAATCTTAGTTCGGCTCCGTTCCCTCCATCATCACCGATTATTGGAGCtctatccacaaacttgacTCACAGCCACAACGAGGTATTTGCTCATGCAGAAGACGATATTGAATTCTTGACTCCCGATTCAACCGCTTTGATGCATGAAATAAGTCACAACAATTATAAGGAGAATATTCAACATGGCTTCACCACTGTTGGTAGAGCGTTATACCCCGACTCGAACTTCCGTCACATTCAAATTTATCACAGGTTACAAGTGTGTTTCAGAATATCGAAACCAGATCCTAAGGATAATTTCAGAATGCACCATtatgaagttgttgttgataccccattgattttgttgagctCCAAGTGTAATGATGATTCCATCCAGTTACCCAGGTACCAGGAGATTGATGTGATTCCGGAAGACACAACGCATGTaaccaaatccaacataTCCTTCAGAACTCCTAACTTTGAAAGCGATACATCGGCGTATACCAGAAACGAGAACGGTGAAATAAAGGGGAATGGTTTCTCCATCAAACCTTGGAACAATGCAAACGTTGATGACACTTTACCgacttttgaagaagccacTTCCCCCGTATCTTCGCCAATTACAAGATCTTTTCTGGTTTCGGAGGATGCTTTGAGTAGAGTCCCCTCCATTTCCATTGATAATGACTTTCCCAGTGCTGAGCCTCCTGCCTACGAACCTGGAAGtgagttgaccaacttggatgaattTTCTGGACCCTTGAATATCGATGCGGTGGTTAATAATCGATCTACGTCGGAGGCCCTAGCTTATCTGCGATCGTCACGTTTAAGAACATCTTTGGTTAGCTCATTTGCTCCTCCCACTATCAGCTTCACCAACAGCATTACTGGCACTTCTGATAATGCATTGAGTGTGTCGCCCACAAACACCTCGTCGATTCCTATGGTGCATAGTGACTCCAAGTTGTCGATTACTGGAAGTTTGAATCCACAAAAGTTGTCTAACTCTAATTCGTTGCTGTCGTTTGAGTCTGTGGGGGCTGATCCAGTGGAATCGGTATCTTTGGATTCTATTCAAGATATCTCTAGTGTGGCCTCTGGAGTTGCTGCAGACACCTCGAGCACTGCAGTTACAAGCAATAGCTCCTCTCGTAATACGGAGGATAAGAGCAGTGTTATGGAGTCTCTTAGTGCTGAGAGTAATGCAAGTTCAAGTGGGCctctttttgttgagagAATCGGGGCTGAAACCAGTGTGGATGCCAATGAGGGAGTTGGTATCAGTGAGGAAACCAATAAAGTTGTCGATCGTagaattgaaaaagacAGTGATCCCGATCCTTTTCCTACGACACCCAGCGAACCTGTCGGGGATTATTCCACTGGCATACATATTGCGGAAGGTCCTGATGGTCTTGTAAAGAAAAAGCTGTCTCCCTCGCAGAAGATGTACCAAGCAGTCAACGATAGTGAAATATCATTGGATCAAGGCTACAATAGACTACCCAATGATAGTGAGACCAACTTGAGTATTATGTCCCACTCATCCACGTTTGACCAAAGACTTCCACTCCTCAGAAACACCAGTACCGAGTCCAACTTGCCTTTAGCAAAGCAAAATACCGTCACAACACACAACAAGCTTTCTACCGATAACCTTCTGGTCATAACAGAAGGAAAGCAGTTTCAAGATATCTACCACACATATTAA